In one Pirellulales bacterium genomic region, the following are encoded:
- a CDS encoding TadE/TadG family type IV pilus assembly protein encodes MIARRFIRANLRYRRGAAAVEFALVAPVFFILLFGLIEYGRAVMVQQILTNAAREGGRVAILTTATSTSVKSAVTTYLTNAGISGATPTVSPDPATATSGQTITVQVTVPFTSVSWLPTPQWLGSKTLKAVSAMRTESTASSSGS; translated from the coding sequence ATGATTGCGAGGCGCTTCATTCGAGCGAACTTGCGGTACCGTCGCGGAGCGGCGGCGGTGGAGTTCGCGCTAGTAGCTCCCGTGTTCTTCATCTTGCTTTTTGGCCTCATTGAATATGGCCGGGCGGTGATGGTGCAGCAGATTCTCACCAACGCGGCCCGTGAGGGAGGCCGCGTCGCGATCCTGACGACCGCGACGAGCACATCGGTAAAGAGCGCGGTCACCACGTATCTGACGAACGCCGGCATCAGCGGAGCGACCCCCACGGTCAGCCCCGATCCGGCGACTGCCACGTCCGGTCAGACGATCACTGTGCAGGTCACCGTGCCGTTCACTTCGGTGAGCTGGCTCCCGACGCCGCAATGGCTCGGCAGCAAGACGCTGAAGGCCGTCTCCGCGATGCGAACGGAGAGCACTGCGTCAAGCAGCGGCAGTTAG
- a CDS encoding pilus assembly protein TadG-related protein: MKRFNATTLRRGAIAPLAALFIVFIVGLAAFAIDCGVITLARTQLQAAADAAAIAGADALSSGTTTATTAAQTIAQANYAGGAHVSVVTSSDVEFGTWDTSKSTFTVLTGAAASGANAVRVTCWLSQSRGTGLTLFFAPIWGHSVTTVSAQAVAMKGSPACGFVGLNSASFSGSSYTDSYDSSSGSYSSSTAGSNGNICGNGNISLSGGTVHGNATPGPGKSVTTSGSASVTGTTTAATQDLVESAIDSSAASTTNNNSSIGKSTKGHVAYNSSTKAFSLAGGDSITLSAGTYYFSSIKLSGGSTIKMSGATTVYVTGNVDLSGGNVATASSIPSNFKLYVQGSTANISGSSALYAELYAPSSAITRSATASYFGSIVGLSLKMSGSGGLHYDTSLGSSNKYAELVQ; the protein is encoded by the coding sequence ATGAAACGATTCAATGCGACGACCTTGCGGCGCGGAGCGATCGCGCCGCTCGCCGCGCTGTTCATCGTATTTATCGTCGGCCTAGCAGCGTTTGCCATTGACTGCGGCGTAATCACCCTCGCTCGAACCCAGCTTCAAGCAGCCGCCGATGCCGCGGCGATTGCCGGGGCGGATGCGCTCAGCAGTGGTACCACGACCGCCACGACGGCCGCCCAGACAATAGCGCAGGCGAATTACGCCGGCGGCGCTCACGTCTCCGTCGTCACGTCGTCCGACGTCGAATTCGGCACCTGGGACACGAGCAAATCGACTTTTACGGTGCTCACAGGCGCCGCGGCATCGGGCGCCAATGCGGTCCGAGTCACTTGCTGGCTAAGCCAATCGCGTGGGACTGGGCTCACTCTGTTTTTCGCCCCGATCTGGGGCCACTCCGTTACGACCGTCAGCGCCCAAGCCGTCGCCATGAAAGGCTCTCCCGCGTGCGGTTTCGTCGGCTTAAACTCCGCCAGTTTTAGCGGCTCAAGCTATACCGACAGCTACGACTCGAGTAGCGGGAGTTATTCGAGTTCGACCGCGGGAAGCAATGGAAACATTTGCGGCAATGGCAATATCTCTCTCTCCGGCGGCACGGTCCACGGGAATGCGACGCCGGGACCAGGCAAAAGCGTCACCACCAGCGGCAGCGCTTCAGTCACGGGCACGACGACGGCGGCGACGCAAGATCTCGTCGAATCGGCCATCGACTCGAGCGCGGCATCAACGACCAACAACAACAGCAGCATTGGGAAATCGACCAAGGGACACGTGGCATACAATAGCAGCACCAAGGCCTTCAGCCTGGCAGGCGGCGACAGTATTACACTATCCGCCGGCACCTACTATTTCTCCTCGATTAAGCTCTCGGGCGGATCGACGATCAAAATGAGTGGTGCGACCACGGTCTATGTCACGGGCAATGTCGACCTCAGCGGCGGGAACGTCGCGACCGCGAGTTCAATCCCATCCAATTTCAAGCTGTACGTGCAGGGGAGCACGGCGAATATTTCGGGCAGCTCGGCGCTGTATGCCGAGCTTTACGCCCCCTCATCCGCGATCACGCGGAGCGCTACCGCCTCTTACTTCGGATCGATTGTCGGTCTCTCACTGAAAATGAGCGGTAGTGGCGGTCTCCACTACGACACCTCGCTAGGCTCCAGCAATAAGTATGCCGAGTTGGTCCAATGA